Within Hydrogenispora ethanolica, the genomic segment CACGTGATGCACCAGATGGAACCCTTCCGCCTTCAGCAGCGAGGGGATCTTTCCCAAACGGTCTCCACCGAAAATAACGATCGACATGTTGCTTCTCCCCTGTCTGTAATCATTTTCTCCGTCATCCGGCCGCCGCGTCGGCCAGCCGCGAGGCCTTGCCGCTCAGGTAATCCCCGGGCGGATTGCCGGCCAGCATCAACCGGATGAATTCCAGCTTCGCTTCGTAAAATAGGGCGAATAACGCTTGCTTGCGGCCGGGATCATGGTATACCTTCCAGTAGCCGTCCGCCAAGGCCCTTTTGCCGCCGTGGTGGATGAAACCTAACACGTCCGGCAGCGGAATGCCGAGGAACAGCCCGATCTCGTGGGGACACCCCGTCCGGTAGTGTTCCTTCAGATCAGCCAGCGCCCCCTCGACCGTCAGTTCTTTGCGGTATCCCAGCGTTTCCAGGAACAGCGCCACCTGCCGGTTGACCAACACCTCCCGCAGCAGCCCGGGATGGTAAAGGAGCACCGCCGTCTGAGCGGCGGTCTGATAAAGCTCCTCATACCGGAAATCGGCGGTCCAGGGAATCAGCGTCCGGTGCTCCCGCCAGGCGTCGCGCAAGAGACGGCGCCGGTCATTGGCGAAGGTGACGATGACGGCCGGCTTATAACCCTTGAGGACCGGGGCGCCATGATAGGCGACCGCGTGCAGGACATACTCCTCATTCCGCAGGTGCTTCCAATTCTGTAGATAACGGATCTCCAAATCCTTCCTCATGTCCTTGGCCCCCGTCCCGGTGAATCCCTCTTTCATCCTTACGCCGCACCAAAGTTAGTTATGACTAACTTTATCTTGAAAAAAAAGTCCCTTTTTTATACTTTCAATCGCCGGGCGCTGTCCCGGCGGCGCTGGCGCGAGGCCAGCGCCGCCGTTCGTTGCAGCCCTGCGCCGGGATGCTTCGTCAGACCGATAGTTTCGGCCCGGCGCCGTCGTTCAAGGAACCCTGATTGCCCCTGCCAAGCCACCAGAAGTACAGCACCATCGCCGCGAACATCAGCAGCGGAACGACGATCCAGATTACCTGGTGACCCAGGGTCAATTGATAGAACAAGGTCGCCACAATCCATGCCAAAAGCGTCAGATAGCCCAGCGCCAGCATACCGTAGCCTTTGCCGATCTCCCGGAGGATGGCGCCCAATGCGGCCACGCACGGCATGTAAATCAACACCAGCAGCAAGTAGGCGTAGGCTTGCAGCGGTCCCTGCGGGAAATACCGCTTCATCGAGGCGTAAACCCGCTGATCGGCGCCGACTTCCTCGGCCACCGCCTCCTGGTCGGAACTGACGATCCCCAAGCCCAGCGGATCCCGGAGGCTGTCCCAGACTCCGCTCAACGCATCCGGAATCGAGGCTCCGGCTTCCTTGATGCCGGCCCAGAAATCAAAACCTTCTTCTTCCCCGGCCGCCGCGTCTTTCTCGTCCGCGGCCACATAATCGATCTGGCTGTAGAGCGAATTCAAGGTACCGACGACCGCTTCCTTGGCCAGAATTCCGGTGAAGATGCCCACCGCCGCCGGCCAGTTGTCTTTCTCCATCCCCATCGGCTCGAAGATCGGGGTGATCGTCCGTCCGATCTGCGACAGCACCGATTTGGAGGAGTCTTCATTGCCGAAGGTGCCGTCGGTT encodes:
- a CDS encoding DUF3793 family protein; its protein translation is MRKDLEIRYLQNWKHLRNEEYVLHAVAYHGAPVLKGYKPAVIVTFANDRRRLLRDAWREHRTLIPWTADFRYEELYQTAAQTAVLLYHPGLLREVLVNRQVALFLETLGYRKELTVEGALADLKEHYRTGCPHEIGLFLGIPLPDVLGFIHHGGKRALADGYWKVYHDPGRKQALFALFYEAKLEFIRLMLAGNPPGDYLSGKASRLADAAAG